In one Kluyveromyces marxianus DMKU3-1042 DNA, complete genome, chromosome 4 genomic region, the following are encoded:
- the ECM2 gene encoding Pre-mRNA-splicing factor ECM2 produces MDQDTEVKICDRCLPAESGTPTLVKYPNGKECKLCTFPFDSYSYKLKHNSFQTICCARCANKNSICQVCLNDFEYGIPMHLRNSMKQIMNQEADTIIPKNDMMKRFVGLSSKKVAPLDLDKLRKEADTIRKWKVRELPFHSNINTSKDILFLYNIDQKQTESQIASFLITASNNNLERENIVLKLNKSLKVGTVTFKHDAELWTQKLVSLLPKFKVGESLEKSYLDLPSGRVFITSYLLHNDENEPVDITRINVEHAYSSLVQKIILKDAASISGEIKDKTRKLKKGAKKTLRVRQKLDL; encoded by the coding sequence ATGGACCAGGATACAGAAGTAAAGATTTGTGATCGGTGCTTGCCAGCAGAAAGCGGGACACCGACCCTTGTCAAGTACCCTAATGGTAAAGAGTGCAAACTATGCACGTTCCCGTTCGATTCATACTCATACAAACTCAAGCATAACTCTTTCCAAACGATATGCTGCGCAAGATGCGCAAATAAAAACAGTATCTGTCAGGTATGCCTTAACGATTTTGAATACGGTATTCCAATGCATCTCAGAAACTCAATGAAACAGATTATGAACCAGGAAGCCGATACTATCATACCGAAGAACGACATGATGAAGAGATTCGTCGGTTTAAGTTCCAAGAAAGTTGCACCACTAGACCTAGATAAGCTCAGGAAAGAAGCAGACACCATTCGGAAATGGAAGGTTCGTGAGTTGCCGTTCCATAGTAATATCAATACCAGCAAAGATATTCTCTTCTTGTATAATATCgatcaaaaacaaacagaatCCCAGATAGCATCGTTCCTAATAACTGCCTCTAATAACAATCTAGAGCGTGAAAATATTGTACTAAAACTTAATAAGAGTCTCAAAGTTGGTACCGTAACGTTCAAACACGACGCTGAACTCTGGACACAGAAACTCGTTTCCCTACTACCGAAGTTCAAAGTTGGGGAATCATTGGAAAAGAGCTACTTGGATTTGCCTAGTGGAAGAGTGTTCATCACATCGTACCTGCTTCACAACGACGAAAACGAACCGGTTGACATAACAAGGATCAACGTGGAGCATGCGTATAGTAGTCTGGTACAAAAAATTATTCTCAAAGATGCTGCGTCAATCTCGGGCGAAATTaaagacaagacaagaaaACTTAAAAAGGGTGCAAAAAAAACCCTACGTGTTCGCCAGAAACTAGATTTGTGA
- the NRG1 gene encoding transcriptional regulator NRG1 gives MSIVRPNMPFLGDFAWGPGSSRTHPGGSLYASEASGSSRSNSDSVNQEVNSRYDYNYGNSSSHGTDAAVAAAAAAPRPILPPLHSVILNSYSAVPLVASSRAASSTSSSSISLSPMATGSSPVLPLVHPMPTVSVEMEAKRSLDRFLFNGPGNETYVSGCRPAPLLTTCSFTSVSHSHPHSHNHGISRSHVHPIHADQQAAIGSNSPGHGHGPVLGTVSVPVPVPSNSQNTNHHGTVSQEHSTDRTENTDCLKNTTTTTTTNIGNNDKFKKSPSVSSSKKSKLSQGKSISSNRSLPLAERRKYICKICSRGFTTSGHLARHNRIHTGEKRHKCQFPGCTQRFSRHDNYIQHYRTHFKNHPNAVKPPPIDT, from the coding sequence ATGAGTATTGTTCGCCCAAATATGCCGTTTCTTGGAGACTTTGCCTGGGGTCCAGGCAGCTCGAGAACGCACCCCGGTGGTAGTCTATATGCTAGCGAAGCTagcggcagcagcagaagtAACAGCGATTCTGTTAACCAGGAGGTTAACAGCAGGTACGATTACAATTACGGtaacagcagcagccacGGCACTGACgcagcagtagcagcagcagcagcagcgcCAAGGCCGATTTTACCACCATTGCATTCTGTTATTCTAAATAGCTACTCGGCTGTGCCATTAGTAGCTTCGTCGCGGGCTGCATCATCAacgtcatcatcttcgaTTTCACTTTCCCCAATGGCGACTGGTTCGTCTCCGGTACTTCCGTTGGTGCACCCAATGCCTACCGTTTCTGTGGAGATGGAGGCCAAGAGGTCTTTGGATAgatttttgttcaatggGCCTGGAAACGAAACATATGTGTCTGGGTGCCGGCCAGCCCCACTGCTCACGACGTGCTCGTTCACGTCGGTTTCGCACTCGCATCCTCACTCGCACAACCATGGAATATCGCGTTCACACGTGCATCCTATACATGCCGACCAGCAAGCAGCCATAGGCAGTAATAGCCCAggccatggccatggtCCAGTCCTAGGTACAGTCTCCGTTCCAGTGCCAGTCCCATCTAACAGCCAGAACACCAATCATCATGGCACTGTGTCGCAAGAACACTCAACAGATCGTACCGAAAACACCGACTGCCTCAAaaacaccaccaccaccaccaccacaaaCATCGGAAATAACgacaagttcaagaagagtCCCTCGGTATCGTCGTccaaaaaatcaaagcTCTCGCAAGGTAAATCAATCTCCTCTAACAGAAGCCTGCCCTTGGCTGAACGCCGTAAATACATCTGCAAGATTTGCTCCAGAGGCTTCACTACCTCGGGCCATCTCGCCCGTCACAACAGAATACACACTGGCGAAAAACGCCACAAATGTCAGTTCCCAGGATGCACTCAGCGGTTCTCAAGACACGACAACTACATTCAGCATTATAGAACCCATTTCAAGAACCATCCAAACGCAGTCAAACCACCTCCAATCGACACATGA